A window of the Juglans microcarpa x Juglans regia isolate MS1-56 chromosome 5D, Jm3101_v1.0, whole genome shotgun sequence genome harbors these coding sequences:
- the LOC121266588 gene encoding protein SRG1-like: MDSNIKEFAEETYVPTYAPSLPVPNVQEMMRSDPFQIPERYARKHEDMQNDTVQPHLSFEIPVLDLSLLSKGDAEELKRLDLACKDWGFFQVINHGVASEVLQNTKDVTAEFFYLPLEEKNRYSMPSDDIQGYGHAYVVSEEQTLDWSDALILVVYPTQYRKLQLWPNQPKGIREAIEMYSSEVRRIAVELLGSLSLIMGTEKDALLGLHKELVQGLRVNYYPPCHTPDKVLGLSPHSDSSTITILMQKDDVCGLQVRHGGAWVPLKPIPNALVVNVGDAIEIWSNGKYKSIEHRAVTNESKARISYAAFVCPHDDVEIEPLGYVSDAAKSSKMYKKVRFGDYLRQSMKRKMDGKAHTDFAKLETIEYRAN, from the exons ATGGATTCCAATATAAAGGAATTTGCAGAGGAGACTTATGTTCCCACTTATGCACCATCTCTTCCAGTTCCAAATGTTCAAGAAATGATGAGGTCTGACCCTTTTCAGATTCCTGAAAGATATGCAAGGAAACATGAAGACATGCAGAATGACACAGTTCAGCCTCATCTTTCCTTCGAGATTCCAGTCCTTGATTTATCATTGCTGTCAAAAGGAGACGCAGAGGAGCTTAAGAGGCTGGATCTTGCATGCAAAGACTGGGGCTTCTTTCAG GTGATAAATCACGGAGTAGCAAGCGAAGTGCTGCAGAATACAAAGGACGTCACAGCTGAGTTTTTTTATCTTCCACTAGAAGAGAAGAACAGGTATTCAATGCCATCGGATGACATACAAGGTTACGGACATGCTTATGTGGTTTCTGAAGAGCAGACACTCGACTGGTCCGATGCACTTATTCTCGTCGTTTATCCAACCCAATATCGTAAGCTACAACTTTGGCCAAACCAACCCAAGGGAATCAG GGAAGCCATTGAAATGTACTCGAGTGAAGTCAGAAGAATCGCGGTGGAGCTCCTAGGTTCGCTGTCTCTGATTATGGGGACAGAAAAGGATGCTCTGCTTGGTCTGCACAAAGAGTTGGTACAAGGTTTGCGTGTAAACTACTATCCTCCCTGCCACACTCCTGACAAAGTACTAGGTTTAAGTCCACACTCGGACTCAAGCACCATAACCATACTCATGCAAAAGGATGATGTATGCGGGTTACAAGTTAGACATGGAGGAGCATGGGTGCCCCTCAAGCCCATCCCCAATGCTCTTGTTGTGAATGTTGGAGATGCTATTGAG ATATGGAGCAATGGGAAGTACAAAAGCATTGAGCACAGGGCAGTGACAAACGAGAGCAAGGCAAGGATATCTTATGCAGCATTTGTCTGCCCACACGATGATGTAGAAATTGAGCCATTAGGGTATGTGTCAGATGCCGCAAAGTCCAGTAAGATGTACAAGAAAGTCAGGTTTGGAGATTATCTGAGGCAATCCATGAAGAGGAAAATGGATGGAAAGGCCCACACTGACTTCGCAAAACTGGAAACAATCGAGTATAGGGCAAATTGA
- the LOC121266589 gene encoding thaumatin-like protein, giving the protein MRRTKNNMTMSTYLFLRPLLFYLVASISFTNGAQLILVNNCNESVWPGILGGSGHQTPKDGGFHLGSGEEVVLDVAEKWSGRIWGRQGCSFDNNGKGSCNTGDCSGKLHCQGTGGVPPATVVEMTLGTSISPLHYYDVSLVDGFNLPVSMKPVGGGIGCGIASCEVDLNICCPSALEMKVGGKVVGCKSACLAMQSAKYCCTGDYSNPKNCKPTLFANLFKAICPKAYSYAFDDSTSLNKCRATRYVITFCPPK; this is encoded by the exons ATgagaagaacaaaaaacaaCATGACAATGTCTACTTACCTATTTCTCCGGCCCCTTCTCTTTTATCTAGTCGCCTCTATCTCATTCACAA ATGGGGCACAACTGATTCTAGTGAACAATTGTAATGAAAGTGTATGGCCGGGAATACTTGGTGGTTCAGGGCATCAGACCCCAAAAGATGGTGGATTCCATCTTGGCAGTGGGGAGGAAGTTGTCCTTGACGTGGCTGAGAAATGGTCAGGAAGGATCTGGGGCAGACAAGGTTGTAGCTTCGACAACAATGGAAAAGGCTCATGCAACACTGGAGATTGTTCAGGCAAACTACATTGCCAAGGCACAGGAGGTGTGCCGCCAGCAACAGTAGTCGAGATGACACTCGGCACCTCCATTTCTCCCTTGCATTACTATGATGTGAGCTTGGTCGATGGCTTCAATTTGCCTGTTTCGATGAAACCAGTTGGGGGTGGCATTGGGTGTGGTATTGCATCGTGCGAGGTTGATTTGAACATTTGCTGCCCATCTGCATTGGAAATGAAGGTAGGAGGCAAGGTGGTGGGGTGCAAGAGTGCCTGCTTGGCCATGCAATCTGCAAAGTATTGCTGCACAGGGGACTATTCCAACCCAAAGAATTGCAAGCCCACCCTTTTCGCCAATCTCTTTAAGGCTATTTGCCCCAAGGCTTATAGCTATGCTTTTGATGACTCTACCAGTCTTAACAAATGCAGGGCCACAAGGTATGTCATCACTTTCTGCCCTCCCAAGTGA
- the LOC121266590 gene encoding uncharacterized protein LOC121266590 isoform X4, with product MIRVAVKLYRAATSVASLPTSRTTGRLPFSLPRPFRLLHDGINGADANPVALQMINYAISHARSQKSDESYAQGLLILEQCLSTQSSDVPDAENSRGLVFLAMSTLLSERGDFGEAIEKLQRIQDLKHSSLGVKVAAMEALVGLHLELGQDDTSTVISDNCLELVDKYVPKAGGGNPLVLSVRAKAAKGLVELVRGDLQLETFLQGREENEGSTGSVVLSYGEFLHATQNLSLAKEIYQKVIQGVAENKDFSDLNALAACNMSSAEVLLAATCALGQLEAHMGNFGDAEEILTRALSTAEDHFGSHHPKVGAVLTCIALMFRRKAMQERSSSLLIQEGLYRKAIELLKAPQLETDDQEAKVDRSDIVVLARGGYAEALCVQQNRKAEGEKMKTWAEAAWRNSRLSLAEALEISESSSKVPVIDARTCRAL from the exons ATGATTCGCGTCGCAGTTAAACTCTATAGAGCGGCTACCTCCGTCGCCTCTTTACCAACTTCCCGCACAACCGGACGTCTCCCTTTTTCATTACCACGGCCGTTCAGATTACTCCACGATGGAATCAACGGCGCGGATGCGAATCCTGTTGCTCTTCAGATGATCAACTACGCTATCTCTCATGCCAGGTCCCAAAAATCAG ATGAATCCTACGCACAAGGTCTACTGATACTGGAACAGTGTCTTTCCACTCAGTCAAGTGACGTCCCAGATGCTGAAAATTCAAGGGGATTGGTATTTCTGGCTATGTCTACCTTATTATCTGAAAG AGGGGATTTTGGCGAGGCAATCGAAAAACTTCAGAGAATCCAAGATTTAAAGCACTCTTCTTTGGGCGTTAAAG TTGCTGCAATGGAAGCTCTTGTTGGGCTTCATCTAGAGTTGGGGCAG GATGATACTTCAACAGTGATCTCAGATAATTGCTTAGAACTGGTTGACAAATATGTACCCAAAGCTGGTGGTGGAAACCCCTTGGTCTTAAGTGTCCGTGCCAAAGCAGCTAAAGGGCTGGTTGAGCTTGTCCGTGGTGACCTGCAATTAG AGACATTTTTGCAAGGACGTGAGGAAAATGAAGGAAGTACCG GTAGTGTTGTTCTATCATATGGAGAATTCTTGCATGCCACTCAGAATCTTTCCTTGGCAAAAGAGATTTACCAAAAAGTTATTCAAGGGGTAGCTGAGAACAAAGATTTTAGTGACTTAAATGCCTTAGCAGCTTGTAATATGTCATCTGCGGAAGTATTGTTGGCAGCCACATGTGCTTTAGGACAGCTTGAGGCACACATGGG aaaCTTTGGCGACGCAGAAGAGATATTGACAAGGGCATTGTCTACAGCAGAGGACCACTTTG GCTCTCACCATCCTAAGGTTGGGGCTGTCTTAACCTGCATAGCTCTTATGTTTAGGCGTAAGGCAATGCAGGAACGTTCAAGTTCCCTTTTGATTCAAGAG GGACTATACAGAAAGGCAATAGAGTTGCTGAAAGCTCCACAGTTGGAGACTGATG ATCAAGAAGCAAAGGTAGATAGAAGTGATATTGTGGTTCTTGCAAGAG GTGGGTATGCAGAAGCACTCTGTGTCCAACAGAACAGAAAGGCTGAAGGAGAAAAAATGAAGACTTGGGCTGAGGCTGCATGGAGGAACAGTAGGCTGTCACTGGCTGAGGCGCTAGAAATATCGGAGTCTTCTTCCAAAGTGCCAGTTATAGATGCTCGAACCTGCAGAGCCCTTTAG
- the LOC121266590 gene encoding uncharacterized protein LOC121266590 isoform X2: MIRVAVKLYRAATSVASLPTSRTTGRLPFSLPRPFRLLHDGINGADANPVALQMINYAISHARSQKSDESYAQGLLILEQCLSTQSSDVPDAENSRGLVFLAMSTLLSERGDFGEAIEKLQRIQDLKHSSLGVKVAAMEALVGLHLELGQDDTSTVISDNCLELVDKYVPKAGGGNPLVLSVRAKAAKGLVELVRGDLQLETFLQGREENEGSTGSVVLSYGEFLHATQNLSLAKEIYQKVIQGVAENKDFSDLNALAACNMSSAEVLLAATCALGQLEAHMGNFGDAEEILTRALSTAEDHFGSHHPKVGAVLTCIALMFRRKAMQERSSSLLIQEGLYRKAIELLKAPQLETDGCLFLVDQEAKVDRSDIVVLARGGYAEALCVQQNRKAEGEKMKTWAEAAWRNSRLSLAEALEISESSSKVPVIDARTCRAL; encoded by the exons ATGATTCGCGTCGCAGTTAAACTCTATAGAGCGGCTACCTCCGTCGCCTCTTTACCAACTTCCCGCACAACCGGACGTCTCCCTTTTTCATTACCACGGCCGTTCAGATTACTCCACGATGGAATCAACGGCGCGGATGCGAATCCTGTTGCTCTTCAGATGATCAACTACGCTATCTCTCATGCCAGGTCCCAAAAATCAG ATGAATCCTACGCACAAGGTCTACTGATACTGGAACAGTGTCTTTCCACTCAGTCAAGTGACGTCCCAGATGCTGAAAATTCAAGGGGATTGGTATTTCTGGCTATGTCTACCTTATTATCTGAAAG AGGGGATTTTGGCGAGGCAATCGAAAAACTTCAGAGAATCCAAGATTTAAAGCACTCTTCTTTGGGCGTTAAAG TTGCTGCAATGGAAGCTCTTGTTGGGCTTCATCTAGAGTTGGGGCAG GATGATACTTCAACAGTGATCTCAGATAATTGCTTAGAACTGGTTGACAAATATGTACCCAAAGCTGGTGGTGGAAACCCCTTGGTCTTAAGTGTCCGTGCCAAAGCAGCTAAAGGGCTGGTTGAGCTTGTCCGTGGTGACCTGCAATTAG AGACATTTTTGCAAGGACGTGAGGAAAATGAAGGAAGTACCG GTAGTGTTGTTCTATCATATGGAGAATTCTTGCATGCCACTCAGAATCTTTCCTTGGCAAAAGAGATTTACCAAAAAGTTATTCAAGGGGTAGCTGAGAACAAAGATTTTAGTGACTTAAATGCCTTAGCAGCTTGTAATATGTCATCTGCGGAAGTATTGTTGGCAGCCACATGTGCTTTAGGACAGCTTGAGGCACACATGGG aaaCTTTGGCGACGCAGAAGAGATATTGACAAGGGCATTGTCTACAGCAGAGGACCACTTTG GCTCTCACCATCCTAAGGTTGGGGCTGTCTTAACCTGCATAGCTCTTATGTTTAGGCGTAAGGCAATGCAGGAACGTTCAAGTTCCCTTTTGATTCAAGAG GGACTATACAGAAAGGCAATAGAGTTGCTGAAAGCTCCACAGTTGGAGACTGATG GTTGCCTCTTTTTGGTAGATCAAGAAGCAAAGGTAGATAGAAGTGATATTGTGGTTCTTGCAAGAG GTGGGTATGCAGAAGCACTCTGTGTCCAACAGAACAGAAAGGCTGAAGGAGAAAAAATGAAGACTTGGGCTGAGGCTGCATGGAGGAACAGTAGGCTGTCACTGGCTGAGGCGCTAGAAATATCGGAGTCTTCTTCCAAAGTGCCAGTTATAGATGCTCGAACCTGCAGAGCCCTTTAG
- the LOC121266590 gene encoding uncharacterized protein LOC121266590 isoform X3, which produces MIRVAVKLYRAATSVASLPTSRTTGRLPFSLPRPFRLLHDGINGADANPVALQMINYAISHARSQKSDESYAQGLLILEQCLSTQSSDVPDAENSRGLVFLAMSTLLSERGDFGEAIEKLQRIQDLKHSSLGVKVAAMEALVGLHLELGQDDTSTVISDNCLELVDKYVPKAGGGNPLVLSVRAKAAKGLVELVRGDLQLAETFLQGREENEGSTGSVVLSYGEFLHATQNLSLAKEIYQKVIQGVAENKDFSDLNALAACNMSSAEVLLAATCALGQLEAHMGNFGDAEEILTRALSTAEDHFGSHHPKVGAVLTCIALMFRRKAMQERSSSLLIQEGLYRKAIELLKAPQLETDDQEAKVDRSDIVVLARGGYAEALCVQQNRKAEGEKMKTWAEAAWRNSRLSLAEALEISESSSKVPVIDARTCRAL; this is translated from the exons ATGATTCGCGTCGCAGTTAAACTCTATAGAGCGGCTACCTCCGTCGCCTCTTTACCAACTTCCCGCACAACCGGACGTCTCCCTTTTTCATTACCACGGCCGTTCAGATTACTCCACGATGGAATCAACGGCGCGGATGCGAATCCTGTTGCTCTTCAGATGATCAACTACGCTATCTCTCATGCCAGGTCCCAAAAATCAG ATGAATCCTACGCACAAGGTCTACTGATACTGGAACAGTGTCTTTCCACTCAGTCAAGTGACGTCCCAGATGCTGAAAATTCAAGGGGATTGGTATTTCTGGCTATGTCTACCTTATTATCTGAAAG AGGGGATTTTGGCGAGGCAATCGAAAAACTTCAGAGAATCCAAGATTTAAAGCACTCTTCTTTGGGCGTTAAAG TTGCTGCAATGGAAGCTCTTGTTGGGCTTCATCTAGAGTTGGGGCAG GATGATACTTCAACAGTGATCTCAGATAATTGCTTAGAACTGGTTGACAAATATGTACCCAAAGCTGGTGGTGGAAACCCCTTGGTCTTAAGTGTCCGTGCCAAAGCAGCTAAAGGGCTGGTTGAGCTTGTCCGTGGTGACCTGCAATTAG CAGAGACATTTTTGCAAGGACGTGAGGAAAATGAAGGAAGTACCG GTAGTGTTGTTCTATCATATGGAGAATTCTTGCATGCCACTCAGAATCTTTCCTTGGCAAAAGAGATTTACCAAAAAGTTATTCAAGGGGTAGCTGAGAACAAAGATTTTAGTGACTTAAATGCCTTAGCAGCTTGTAATATGTCATCTGCGGAAGTATTGTTGGCAGCCACATGTGCTTTAGGACAGCTTGAGGCACACATGGG aaaCTTTGGCGACGCAGAAGAGATATTGACAAGGGCATTGTCTACAGCAGAGGACCACTTTG GCTCTCACCATCCTAAGGTTGGGGCTGTCTTAACCTGCATAGCTCTTATGTTTAGGCGTAAGGCAATGCAGGAACGTTCAAGTTCCCTTTTGATTCAAGAG GGACTATACAGAAAGGCAATAGAGTTGCTGAAAGCTCCACAGTTGGAGACTGATG ATCAAGAAGCAAAGGTAGATAGAAGTGATATTGTGGTTCTTGCAAGAG GTGGGTATGCAGAAGCACTCTGTGTCCAACAGAACAGAAAGGCTGAAGGAGAAAAAATGAAGACTTGGGCTGAGGCTGCATGGAGGAACAGTAGGCTGTCACTGGCTGAGGCGCTAGAAATATCGGAGTCTTCTTCCAAAGTGCCAGTTATAGATGCTCGAACCTGCAGAGCCCTTTAG
- the LOC121266590 gene encoding uncharacterized protein LOC121266590 isoform X1, with translation MIRVAVKLYRAATSVASLPTSRTTGRLPFSLPRPFRLLHDGINGADANPVALQMINYAISHARSQKSDESYAQGLLILEQCLSTQSSDVPDAENSRGLVFLAMSTLLSERGDFGEAIEKLQRIQDLKHSSLGVKVAAMEALVGLHLELGQDDTSTVISDNCLELVDKYVPKAGGGNPLVLSVRAKAAKGLVELVRGDLQLAETFLQGREENEGSTGSVVLSYGEFLHATQNLSLAKEIYQKVIQGVAENKDFSDLNALAACNMSSAEVLLAATCALGQLEAHMGNFGDAEEILTRALSTAEDHFGSHHPKVGAVLTCIALMFRRKAMQERSSSLLIQEGLYRKAIELLKAPQLETDGCLFLVDQEAKVDRSDIVVLARGGYAEALCVQQNRKAEGEKMKTWAEAAWRNSRLSLAEALEISESSSKVPVIDARTCRAL, from the exons ATGATTCGCGTCGCAGTTAAACTCTATAGAGCGGCTACCTCCGTCGCCTCTTTACCAACTTCCCGCACAACCGGACGTCTCCCTTTTTCATTACCACGGCCGTTCAGATTACTCCACGATGGAATCAACGGCGCGGATGCGAATCCTGTTGCTCTTCAGATGATCAACTACGCTATCTCTCATGCCAGGTCCCAAAAATCAG ATGAATCCTACGCACAAGGTCTACTGATACTGGAACAGTGTCTTTCCACTCAGTCAAGTGACGTCCCAGATGCTGAAAATTCAAGGGGATTGGTATTTCTGGCTATGTCTACCTTATTATCTGAAAG AGGGGATTTTGGCGAGGCAATCGAAAAACTTCAGAGAATCCAAGATTTAAAGCACTCTTCTTTGGGCGTTAAAG TTGCTGCAATGGAAGCTCTTGTTGGGCTTCATCTAGAGTTGGGGCAG GATGATACTTCAACAGTGATCTCAGATAATTGCTTAGAACTGGTTGACAAATATGTACCCAAAGCTGGTGGTGGAAACCCCTTGGTCTTAAGTGTCCGTGCCAAAGCAGCTAAAGGGCTGGTTGAGCTTGTCCGTGGTGACCTGCAATTAG CAGAGACATTTTTGCAAGGACGTGAGGAAAATGAAGGAAGTACCG GTAGTGTTGTTCTATCATATGGAGAATTCTTGCATGCCACTCAGAATCTTTCCTTGGCAAAAGAGATTTACCAAAAAGTTATTCAAGGGGTAGCTGAGAACAAAGATTTTAGTGACTTAAATGCCTTAGCAGCTTGTAATATGTCATCTGCGGAAGTATTGTTGGCAGCCACATGTGCTTTAGGACAGCTTGAGGCACACATGGG aaaCTTTGGCGACGCAGAAGAGATATTGACAAGGGCATTGTCTACAGCAGAGGACCACTTTG GCTCTCACCATCCTAAGGTTGGGGCTGTCTTAACCTGCATAGCTCTTATGTTTAGGCGTAAGGCAATGCAGGAACGTTCAAGTTCCCTTTTGATTCAAGAG GGACTATACAGAAAGGCAATAGAGTTGCTGAAAGCTCCACAGTTGGAGACTGATG GTTGCCTCTTTTTGGTAGATCAAGAAGCAAAGGTAGATAGAAGTGATATTGTGGTTCTTGCAAGAG GTGGGTATGCAGAAGCACTCTGTGTCCAACAGAACAGAAAGGCTGAAGGAGAAAAAATGAAGACTTGGGCTGAGGCTGCATGGAGGAACAGTAGGCTGTCACTGGCTGAGGCGCTAGAAATATCGGAGTCTTCTTCCAAAGTGCCAGTTATAGATGCTCGAACCTGCAGAGCCCTTTAG
- the LOC121266591 gene encoding putative cyclin-D7-1, translating into MEINLLCDEETWLCSPVTPVRHHATKLCSFENYSCGGSFFTTKEDSEQALAIYLEKEISFIPAANYVEHLRSKNLTTARFRATQWLFRTRSRLNLSFGTAFLAVNYLDRVLSMNQCNGWKEDWMVELLSVACFSVASKFSETCTPTLHEIQMEDLGHSFQSSTIQRMELALLEALGWCLGSTTAYSCTELLLWSIDSLKPQLHEECITQVTKLLVAAVSDSRFLEFRPSVVAASALCCSLDELLPSKSDAHLSSVTKLLNQAQKDDLVKCHRVMEAQKYGPLHNLIHYYDCPPSPTTVLQKQPIDIYEGHVDFCFLKKATAGPNSIYHESSTKKRKREEQ; encoded by the exons ATGGAAATTAACTTGCTTTGTGATGAGGAGACGTGGCTATGCAGCCCTGTAACACCCGTTCGTCATCATGCAACCAAGCTTTGCAGTTTCGAGAACTACTCATGTGGTGGTTCGTTTTTTACGACCAAGGAAGACTCTGAGCAGGCCCTTGCAATATACCTTGAGAAGGAGATCAGTTTCATACCCGCAGCTAATTATGTTGAGCATCTCCGCTCGAAAAACTTGACAACTGCTAGGTTTAGAGCTACTCAATGGCTTTTCAGG ACCAGAAGTCGCTTGAATCTCTCTTTTGGAACTGCTTTCCTTGCTGTGAATTACCTTGATCGAGTCCTGTCGATGAATCAATGCAAT GGATGGAAAGAAGATTGGATGGTTGAGTTGTTGTCGGTTGCGTGCTTTTCTGTTGCCTCCAAGTTCAGTGAAACCTGCACTCCAACCTTGCATGAAATTCAG ATGGAGGATTTGGGGCATTCATTTCAGTCAAGCACAATCCAGCGAATGGAATTGGCGCTGTTAGAGGCCCTGGGATGGTGCCTTGGCTCTACTACGGCTTATTCGTGCACAGAACTGTTGCTGTGGAGTATTGACTCCTTGAAACCTCAGCTTCATGAGGAGTGTATTACCCAAGTCACTAAGTTGCTTGTTGCAGCTGTTTCAG ATTCAAGATTTCTGGAGTTTAGGCCGAGTGTTGTTGCAGCATCTGCTCTTTGTTGCAGCCTAGACGAGTTACTTCCATCAAAATCGGATGCTCACCTTTCCTCTGTTACAAAACTCCTTAATCAAGCTCAAAAG GATGATTTGGTCAAGTGCCATAGGGTCATGGAAGCTCAAAAGTATGGTCCTCTGCACAACTTAATACATTATTATGACTGCCCTCCAAGCCCCACAACAGTACTGCAGAAGCAGCCCATTGACATATATGAGGGCCATGTCGATTTCTGTTTCTTGAAGAAGGCTACTGCTGGTCCAAACAGCATTTATCACGAATCAAGtacgaagaaaagaaagagagaagaacaGTAG